The DNA sequence aaaaagtatatatttagataattaatataaaatgatattattagAATGATAGAcaacttttattattgtttgtaTTACATGCAATTGTCACCTACATGAGATgacttattatttataaatatatacaatatgAATATCAATatctgaatttttttaattaatataacatattttttgtcattttactatatcttattataattttatattaaaaaaatattattacatttgTAATTAATACACAAAAACAAGTAAACAGAATGAGgaaataatttaacaattacatcacaaaaaataaacaatacatacccaattaaaaaatataaaaaatgcaaGTGCTCAATTACTACAAACATTTAGTAaagattgaataaaaaatatcaatttactCTTAAAACTTAGTGAAACCTTCAAAATATCgttacttaaatttatattttagtataatttattaaaataaaatacaaaaaatatattacctaCCATGAGAATggttaaagtttaatttttaatggaGTAATGATCATTTATTgaagaaagagaataaaaatattaaatagataTCATAAATATCCAAGTGTACGACACtggttaagaataattaatatgtattgaATCTTATAAAAGCACACAGTTAAatgtgatattaaataaaatctaacaTAATAAgcattaatgcaattttattttattttaaagacaaaaatgtcCTTAAGTATtttgcatatattttatttaatgtttaccaataaaagttaaaaaatagttagataataaaataaatatattttaatgttgctaaaaattagatataattaaacataaaaatttttaaattaacagaaaaatcaacaaaaaaaatagtattaaacttcaaaaatatttacaaaatgaaaaaaataactaaagtaTCAATTTAAGTAGAGATCTTAGAAAGTCAAAGTCTTCGTTATTAGAAAGTTAttgtctaaaaatttataaacgtatttttatctttataaaacttattatatgcatttatattattttaattaatgtactAAATTATTCCGATTGTCAATGTAAAAGTGATGGAATCAATTAAGACATTAGTTAACATTTTCTTACATAAAACTTAAAgtatttgtaagaattattcCATAATTTCTTGACTGATGAAATTATCCTTTACTTAAATAGATTTTAGAgctatattaatatattgtcttttaatttatccttttgaatatttttaactttttattaaactCAACTgtgttaaatatattaaaaaatattttaaatttaaattttatacccTATTCATCTTCtacatttaattgtaatttaattttccaATACAATGAAAATGAGTGTtgaatacttttctttttttattttacgagtttttgttttcaatttcataagacgattttaaatattcttaatttaatatcacctttttaagtttaattaatataatacttCCTATCAAATTAATATCTCCGATAAAATCAATGATGCTATActgtaataaaatttatcatacgttactatcaatttaataaaagaagttgtttttaaaaaatgaaataaaattaagagtattgaaaattaaatggttttaaataaaagaaataaatggaagtgaattaaatatgtatgatttaatggttttgtgtttttaatttttttttctttttatggtgAACACCAAGTGTTACAGTGGATCTAACAGAGAGCGGAGTTATATATACAGACACACGAGGGTCGTGGGTCAGAGTCACACCAAACACCTCCTTCCCCAATCCGTTTATCTGTTTAACTTCAGTTTCCTGTCACCACTCAACATTTCAACAAAACTCCAAATCACAAATTCCAAAGATAGAAAacgtttttcacattttttatgatGGAAAACAACGACACCGGAGCTCCGTCAGATGCCTTGCTCTTTGACCAGATTGTGGCGACGGAGCAACCACACAACTCCATACACTCCGACCCCTGCTACCCTCTCATCAACACCTTCGACGACCTTCTCAACGTCGATACCTTCGAAATGTTAAACTCTCCACTGCCTCCTCCACCGCCGCCAACCGCTCCTCTAGAGTCCGTTCACTCCGAAACCTCGGAGAAACCCAACGAGCAGACCTCGAAGCCTGCACCGGTAGGGTCCACAGACGGACTCGACCGTGGAAAGTCCGTGGTGTTGGCTGATATCTGCATGGCAAGCGGCGGAGCTGACGGCGGTGCTAAGGATTCCGGAGAGAACAACCCGAAGCGACGTCGGGAGAACGTTTCCCTGGACGCGTCACTGACAGCTTTGATTCAGGCCGGGCCAGCGATTTCTCTGGCAAGGAGGCCCATGGGGCCGGAGGAGCTTGCTGAACTTGCTAGGGTTGATCCCAAGAAGGCTAAGAggtcttcaatttttttttccatttaatttattctttaattaaaacttggaaaatttatttcattttgagttatatataactatatacaAAGATTCTTTCTTCTTGCTTCACATTTTATAATTCTAACTTTACTTTTtacaatgtaattatttattttaaatttttaaaaattaatggttacttttgcatatttttatataactatttatttatgtccttcttcttttttctattattcACCAATagttattttctcatattttctcaatatatttaattttttttaataaatataattttatttttttaataccttaataacattacaatattgtcaactactaatataatatcatgcatattcaaAATATGCGTACATAGACGCGATAACACCTGTGTATAcgccaatatatatatatatatatatatatatatatatatatatatatatatatataatttatatatgtagaGTTATGATTGAGTGAGGAAGGAtacaaaaatttgtaatttataacaatatataaagatgatcactcttttgtgtctacaatccaaaataccgattttaccctttaaaatataattatttattaaatttttaaaacttgacagttatttttacaatttttttctctatttatcaacaattattctcttatcttttcttatatatttcactttatttttaataaatataattttattttatattttatatattaacttaataacattatattataatcacctattaatataatatcacacatatttaaaaaatgtatacacaCATAATGTCATCTTTTAAATGGTTTTGgaatattatgaatgaaaagtaTAATATCACATCtgcatttttctttaaattactTGATCATAATAGaatgaaaagatttaaaaaaaaagttatcaaagtcaaaaaattatttttctttaaattactTGATCATAATGGGACAAGTATAATATCACATCtgcatttatttttacatattaatatttattgtcagtgaattttattttattatttttttaaaattcaaataagtaaaataaattatttaaaatttaactttgtatatttcaattttttttattttaaaaatatgaaattaaagttattttctgaaaattcactcttaaaatttataacttttgactcatttaattttttttaaataaaatttatttgtattaatattttttgaatgatttgatttgaattatatttaaatttatttaattttttaaaagaaattaatatataaaaatatttgtaagtatTCATAGAGATCATAAGTAAAAAATTACGGATTTGCAGTGAATACTAGATTATGTAACATGACTGATTTATTCAAACTAGACAGATAATTACTCATATCTGGCCTGAACTGACCTTGTCGTTCCTAAATTGGCTAtagatttaaatatgttttacataattaaattatttttaacattgtttatttaaactaaattatatattattttttcccttcgtgaaaataatataaaatatcattttcaataaATGATATATAGATTAACTGTTTTTTCATAAATGGAATTTTTGGattgtaatataattttcatgtcATTTGCTAaacagtatattttaaaaacattatatttaatacaaaactaaatttgaagttttagaatattatttctTGCGTTATTAAtcagttatgttatttttttttcttttttagaaaacatatttaatcttaaaattacctttttaaacattttttgtaga is a window from the Vigna unguiculata cultivar IT97K-499-35 chromosome 7, ASM411807v1, whole genome shotgun sequence genome containing:
- the LOC114191407 gene encoding transcription factor RF2b-like, with the translated sequence MMENNDTGAPSDALLFDQIVATEQPHNSIHSDPCYPLINTFDDLLNVDTFEMLNSPLPPPPPPTAPLESVHSETSEKPNEQTSKPAPVGSTDGLDRGKSVVLADICMASGGADGGAKDSGENNPKRRRENVSLDASLTALIQAGPAISLARRPMGPEELAELARVDPKKAKRIVANRESAAKSKEKKKRYLIELQKNVDLLEIQISNMINNICMFEIGTTGRAVHVKELRRKLDVMREQDRIKDVLSVVLNGEIQGLKDENENLNLLMSYRSPGNLFSPLPSKLPLHKFHNPPSHQPQLSMRNPLPPSGPSNFPGNYGPNFSNFNHKN